Proteins encoded in a region of the Podospora pseudopauciseta strain CBS 411.78 chromosome 6, whole genome shotgun sequence genome:
- the SNQ2_2 gene encoding ATP-binding cassette transporter snq2 (COG:Q; EggNog:ENOG503NTZE), translated as MWGQQTPEEAFRRGASEALPDSLHHRDPTQPISEEEADIDSGDTTKIPPSPEALSTADEGLWGERDIGGPVSQRMAMQDFQELQRELTKMTTRRSRSQSRSRARSQPRSRSASKASRKSDSRRDNVFRRIASRASGKSKRPKDEQDPEQQAADDASSSDESSDDGSQFQLEQFMRDGHLEKRTDSGESSKKVGVVFKNVTVKGVGGGTVFVRTLPQAILGTFGPDLYGILCRFVPALRFGRQQGGLRTLLNDFTGVVRHGEMMLVLGRPGSGCSTFLRVIANNRGGYAAVEGEVSYSGISAEEVAKRYRGEVVYNGEDDQHMPTLTVGQTLQFSLLNKTKKHLRDNVDFIIDSLLRMFAIQHTKNTIVGNAYTRGVSGGERKRVSIAEALATKSTIVCWDNSTRGLDASTALDYAKSLRVMTDVSDRTTITTLYQAGEGIYELMDKVLVIDEGRMLYQGPANEARQYFIDLGFHAPPRQTTADFLTSICDPVTRQFRPGYEYKCPKTAEELETAFRNSEAYRRVLADVEQFERHLQQTKHADTQRFQQAVEEQKSRRVASDSNYTVSFWKQVLACSRRELWLLWGNKTEMYTKYFTIISNGFIVGSLFYDTPDNTAGTFLRAGAAFFSIVFLGWLQLAELMKAVSGRVVVARHKEYAFYRPSAVNLARALVDLPVLIFQVVIFGLIMYFMTGLDLTPAKFFISLLFIYTTTFCITALYRMFASLSPTIDDAVRFSGLALNLLVIFTGYVIYKPILVSQKIWFGWLFYVNPLAYAFEAALTNEFSGRIMECAPAHLVPQGPGILPANQGCAIPGSVAGSTDVSGTAYLDSQFNYTRDHLWRNFGVLIAFSVLYLMVTVAATELLTFVGSGGGALVFKRSSKAAKRAKLAAKPTDMEKGNATGASSTTDVGYQNRSGKTELTGLTGSDKVFTWENVSYTVPTPQGPKKLLNGVSGYAKPGVMVALMGASGAGKTTLLNTLSQRQTVGVVSGDMLVDGKPLTGDFQRGTGFVEQMDLHDETATIREALEFSALLRQSRDTPKHEKLAYVDTVLDLLELTDVQDAIIASLGVEQKKRLTIGVELAARPSLLLFLDEPTSGLDAQSAFSIVRFLRKLCVAGQAIVCTIHQPSSDLIQEFDEILALNPGGNTIYFGPVGENGSAVVKYFADRGVQCPPGRNVAEFLLETAIKGGRRPDGKRIHWTQEWRESKENRDLLAEIQRLKNERSKANKESTVVQPALQSFAAPTWTQITLLTKRMFVHQWRQPSYLYGRLFTAVIVGIFNGFTFWKLGNTVADMQNRMFTCFLIIMIPATVLNAVLPKFYTNRMLWEAREHPSRIYGWVAFCTAEVLSEIPGSILAAVLYFLLWYFPTGLPTEASVAGYVFLMTLLFFLFMASWGQWICAWAPNFTVISNILPFFLVTFSIFNGVVVPYDQLNVFWRYWIYYVNPSTWWVRGVLAATLNGQSVQCAPNEAAYFDPPSGQTCLEFAGDFARQAGQGYLLNPNDTADCGFCPYSSGNQYLNTLGITPDEKWRDFGIFLVFCFTNWMLVYFFVWTVRVKGMTFGFGPLFDVLGKGVGAVKGLFKRK; from the exons ATGTGGGGGCAACAAACGCCCGAGGAGGCTTTCCGCCGGGGAGCCTCTGAAGCCCTTCCAGACTCACTCCATCATCGAgatccaacccagccaatcagcgaagaagaagctgacaTCGACTCTGGCGACACCACCAAGATCCCCCCAAGTCCTGAGGCCTTGTCCACAGCCGACGAAGGCCTTTGGGGAGAGCGAGATATCGGCGGCCCAGTGAGCCAACGGATGGCCATGCAGGACTTTCAAGAGCTTCAACGCGAGCTCACCAAGATGACCACGAGGCGGTCACGGTCCCAGTCCCGGTCCCGGGCGCGATCACAACCACGATCAAGGTCGGCCTCGAAAGCTTCCCGGAAATCGGATAGCAGGCGCGATAATGTCTTTCGCCGCATCGCTTCCCGGGCCAGTGGAAAATCAAAGCGGCCGAAAGACGAACAAGATCCTGAACAGCAGGCCGCCGACGATGCTAGCAGCTCGGACGAGTCCTCGGATGACGGCAGCCAGTTTCAATTGGAGCAGTTTATGCGCGATGGCCACCTTGAGAAGCGCACGGATTCTGGCGAGTCGAGCAAGAAGGTCGGCGTGGTGTTCAAGAACGTCACCGTCAAGggtgtcggcggcggcactgTGTTTGTCAGGACACTTCCCCAGGCTATCCTCGGCACATTTGGTCCCGATCTGTACGGCATTCTCTGCAGATTTGTCCCAGCACTTCGTTTCGGACGTCAGCAAGGCGGGCTTCGTACCCTTCTCAATGACTTCACTGGTGTCGTACGGCATGGAGAGATGATGCTGGTGCTGGGTCGGCCGGGGAGTGGCTGCAGCACTTTTCTCCGCGTCATTGCCAACAATAGGGGCGGGTATGCTGCcgtcgagggcgaggtttCCTACAGCGGCATCTCTGCCGAGGAAGTTGCAAAGCGCTATCGCGGTGAGGTGGTCTACAACGGTGAAGACGACCAGCACATGCCTACCTTGACCGTGGGACAGACACTCCAGTTTTCGCTGCtcaacaagaccaagaagcaCCTCAGGGACAATGTGGACTTTATCATCGACTCGTTGTTGCGCATGTTTGCTATCCAACACACAAAAAACACCATTGTTGGGAATGCCTATACACGTGGTGTTTCTGGGGGTGAGAGAAAACGAGTTTCCATCGCCGAGGCCCTGGCCACCAAGAGCACCATCGTCTGCTGGGACAATTCGACAAGAGGTCTCGATGCATCCACCGCTCTGGATTACGCCAAATCGCTGCGCGTCATGACCGATGTATCGGATCgaacaaccatcaccaccctctaTCAGGCCGGAGAAGGCATTTATGAGTTGATGGACAAGGTCCTGGTCATCGATGAAGGGCGCATGCTCTATCAGGGCCCTGCCAACGAGGCCAGGCAGTACTTCATCGACCTTGGTTTCCACGCACCACCACGCCAGACTACTGCCGACTTTCTCACCTCCATCTGTGACCCAGTCACCCGACAGTTCCGCCCCGGCTACGAATATAAGTGCCCCAAAACTGCCGAGGAGCTTGAGACAGCATTCAGAAACAGCGAGGCATACAGGAGGGTCCTTGCTGATGTGGAGCAATTTGAGAGGCATCTGCAACAAACCAAGCATGCCGATACTCAGAGGTTCCAGCAAGCCGTCGAGGAGCAAAAGTCTCGCCGTGTTGCCTCGGACTCGAACTACACTGTCAGCTTCTGGAAGCAAGTCCTCGCCTGCTCCCGCCGCGAACTCTGGCTCTTGTGGGGCAACAAGACGGAAATGTACACCAAATatttcaccatcatcagcaacgGCTTCATTGTTGGCTCTCTCTTCTACGACACTCCGGACAACACGGCCGGCACCTTCCTGCGTGCCGGTGCTGCCTTCTTCTCTATTGTCTTTCTCGGATGGCTTCAGCTCGCTGAGCTCATGAAAGCCGTCTCTGGTCGTGTTGTTGTGGCTCGGCACAAGGAATATGCCTTCTATCGTCCGTCTGCTGTCAACCTTGCCCGCGCTCTCGTCGATCTCCCGGTCTTGatcttccaggttgtcaTCTTTGGTCTGATCATGTACTTCATGACTGGTTTGGACTTGACACCGGCCAAGTTCTTCATCAGTCTCTTATTCATCTATACGACCACCTTTTGCATCACGGCTCTGTACCGCATGTTTGCGTCCCTGTCACCAACAATTGACGATGCCGTTCGTTTCAGCGGACTTGCGCTCAACTTGCTGGTCATCTTTACCGGTTACGTGATCTACAAGCCTATCTTGGTGTCACAAAAGATCTGGTTCGGTTGGCTCTTTTACGTGAATCCG CTTGCATATGCCTTTGAAGCCGCTCTGACCAATGAGTTTTCTGGCCGGATCATGGAATGTGCCCCTGCGCATCTTGTGCCTCAGGGGCCAGGTATTCTACCAGCCAACCAGGGATGTGCGATTCCAGGCTCGGTCGCAGGGAGTACTGATGTCTCCGGGACGGCATACCTCGACAGCCAGTTCAACTACACCCGGGATCACCTGTGGCGCAACTTTGGTGTTCTCATAGCCTTCTCTGTGCTTTATCTCATGGTCACAGTGGCCGCCACGGAGCTCTTGACATTTGTCGGATCGGGCGGCGGCGCCCTCGTCTTCAAGCGTTCCAGCAAGGCAGCCAAGCGAGCCAAACTCGCTGCGAAGCCGACCGACATGGAGAAGGGCAATGCGACCGGagcatcatccaccaccgacgTTGGCTATCAGAATCGCTCGGGAAAGACAGAACTGACTGGTCTGACCGGAAGCGACAAGGTCTTTACCTGGGAGAATGTCTCGTACACTGTTCCGACCCCTCAAGGACCCAAGAAGCTTCTCAACGGAGTCAGCGGTTACGCGAAACCGGGAGTCATGGTTGCCCTCATGGGAGCCAGCGGTGCTGGCAAGACGACGCTGCTCAACACCTTGTCCCAACGCCAAACGGTCGGCGTGGTTTCTGGCGACATGCTGGTTGACGGTAAACCGCTGACTGGAGACTTTCAACGCGGCACTGGCTTCGTCGAACAAATGGATCTTCACGACGAGACCGCCACCATTCGGGAGGCTCTTGAGTTCTCTGCGCTCCTTCGCCAGAGCCGTGACACGCCAAAGCACGAGAAGCTGGCCTATGTCGACACTGTTCTGGACTTGCTCGAGTTGACGGACGTTCAAGATGCCATTATTGCGTCTCTGGGCGtggagcaaaagaagagacTGACTATTGGCGTGGAACTAGCGGCTCGGCCTTCACTTCTGCTCTTCCTCGACGAACCAACCAGTGGTCTTGATGCCCAGTCCGCTTTCTCTATTGTGCGCTTTCTTCGCAAGCTCTGCGTTGCTGGACAGGCCATCGTGTGCACTATTCATCAGCCCTCGTCTGACCTGATCCAGGAGTTTGATGAGATTCTGGCCTTGAACCCCGGCGGCAACACCATTTACTTTGGTCCTGTTGGAGAGAACGGTAGCGCAGTGGTCAAGTACTTTGCCGACCGAGGCGTCCAGTGTCCTCCCGGCAGAAACGTCGCCGAGTTCCTCCTCGAGACGGCCATCAAGGGTGGAAGACGCCCCGACGGCAAGCGGATTCACTGGACTCAGGAATGGCGCGAGTCCAAGGAGAACCGAGACTTGCTGGCCGAGATTCAGCGGCTCAAGAATGAGCGCAGCAAGGCCAACAAGGAATCGACTGTTGTCCAGCCGGCATTGCAATCGTTTGCTGCTCCCACCTGGACGCAAATCACCCTTCTGACCAAGCGCATGTTTGTCCACCAATGGCGTCAGCCATCTTACCTCTACGGGCGGCTGTTCACTGCTGTTATTGTCGGCATCTTCAATGGCTTCACCTTTTGGAAGCTGGGCAACACGGTGGCTGACATGCAGAACCGCATGTTTACGtgcttcctcatcatcatgatccCTGCCACCGTCCTCAATGCCGTCTTGCCAAAGTTTTACACCAACCGCATGCTCTGGGAGGCACGCGAGCACCCATCGCGCATCTACGGCTGGGTTGCCTTTTGCACGGCCGAGGTCTTGTCCGAGATCCCAGGCAGTATTCTGGCGGCCGTGCTGTACTTCTTGCTGTGGTACTTCCCCACTGGTCTGCCGACTGAGGCGTCAGTTGCGGGTTACGTCTTCTTGATGACGCTGCTCTTCTTCCTGTTCATGGCCAGCTGGGGTCAGTGGATCTGCGCGTGGGCGCCCAACTTTACTGTCATCAGCAACATCCTGCCGTTCTTTTTGGTCACCTTTTCCATCTTCAACGGTGTTGTGGTTCCTTATGACCAGCTGAATGTGTTTTGGAGATATTGGATCTACTATGTGAACCCATCGACGTGGTGGGTCAGAGGCGTTCTCGCGGCCACGTTGAATGGTCAGAGTGTGCAGTGTGCTCCCAATGAGGCCGCCTACTTTGATCCCCCATCAGGACAGACGTGTTTGGAGTTTGCGGGCGACTTTGCGAGGCAGGCTGGTCAGGGGTATCTGCTCAACCCCAATGACACAGCAGACTGCGGGTTTTGCCCGTACTCGAGCGGGAACCAGTACTTAAACACGTTGGGGATCACTCCGGATGAGAAGTGGAGGGACTTTGGCatctttttggtgttttgctTTACTAACTGGAT GCTGGTCTACTTCTTCGTCTGGACCGTCCGAGTCAAGGGTATGACATTCGGCTTTGGGCCGCTGTTTGACGTACTCGGCAAAGGTGTCGGGGCGGTCAAGGGGCTCTTCAAGAGAAAATAG
- a CDS encoding hypothetical protein (COG:S; EggNog:ENOG503P385), whose product MSSSERDQPIYKPLGSPTRHVTTHSPTTGLSIFGPPSLLPSSPTPYGSVGMVVHDLYKTFTTPLNMSTEDDINRLQAHPLQPSPGTLWFPKAPGETLVRYCDWGPGQAIQFHRTETIDFGVVIEGEMELTLDGGEKRRLKKGDVVVQRGTMHAWENKSDTVWARVVFFLVGAEAVDVGGDKKTEVLPWSHA is encoded by the coding sequence atgtCCTCCTCAGAAAGAGACCAACCCATCTACAAACCCCTCGGCTCCCCTACCCGCCATGTGACAACgcactcccccaccaccggcctctccatcttcggccctccctccctcctcccctcctccccaaccccgtACGGCTCAGTAGGCATGGTTGTCCACGACCTCTACAaaaccttcaccacccccctcaacatgTCCACTGAAGATGACATCAACCGTCTCCAGgctcaccccctccagccaAGCCCAGGCACGCTCTGGTTCCCAAAGGCACCAGGGGAAACACTCGTTCGGTACTGCGACTGGGGACCAGGGCAGGCAATCCAGTTTCACAGGACAGAAACAATCGACTTTGGGGTGGTGATCGAAGGAGAGATGGAGCTGACTCTGGACGGcggggagaagagaaggcTCAAAAAGGGTGATGTGGTCGTGCAAAGAGGGACGATGCATGCTTGGGAAAACAAGAGCGATACCGTCTGGGCGAGAGTGGTATTCTTTCTTGTTGGTGCCGAGGCGGTTGATGTAGGGGGGGATAAAAAGACGGAGGTGCTGCCTTGGAGTCATGCCTGA
- a CDS encoding hypothetical protein (COG:G; CAZy:GH16; EggNog:ENOG503NVH1): protein MRLTPSFVPALGLLAWTSLISNVAAQVTTHCFPMNETCPPNPAFGMDYNFVFNATPKFEAWETTVGPVKYSPETGAEFTINKQGDSPTIRSRFYIFWGRTEIWLKAAPGRGIISSIMLLSDNLDEIDWEFFGGNSTVAQSNYFGKNQPHYTNAQYDQIPSVQDDFHNYTLDWTKDYLDFYIDGAKFRRLTPEDAISKGDGKKDEGGMDLYPQTPMRISIGIWAGGDPSLPEGTREWAGGTTDYTKGPFSMFVKNCHVTDYSSGKEYVYGDRSGSWESIQIVEGNSTVEEVMNAPPPVPEKTMAEKWEELPNAAKIAIYAGGSSVGAAILFAALFYCIRQRRQGAKEATEAAARAEAERLEMERFRKEGINPDAFTSNAHEYNAKDMAQNGHADKDSYSVPPSPAPANEKFGNVVAMATAAAAGAGAAAARAANNGNDGPMSPTSTPLLREGAQSPRTVDPTNPFGPNYVSTQNARSPGAPSPYNPHEGLRSPTGSLYNQSMSPPPHQPLPHPPTRSMTNQSLQSRMGSPGPNQQQHGFDFGIGQPPQRSATTSPAPLAHPQPQRSFTTPTSGYGTPPQLQQQSSGYGNPPGPANGPQQGYWNGGNGGGGGYS from the exons ATGAGATTAACACCATCTTTCGTCCCGGCCCTCGGGCTGCTGGCGTGGACATCGCTCATCAGCAATGTCGCCGCCCAGGTCACCACCCACTGCTTTCCCATGAACGAGACGTGCCCGCCAAACCCCGCCTTCGGCATGGACTACAACTTTGTCTTCAACGCCACCCCCAAGTTCGAAGCCTGGGAAACAACCGTCGGCCCTGTCAAGTACTCTCCCGAGACTGGTGCCGAGttcaccatcaacaagcaGGGCGACTCGCCCACCATTCGCTCTCGCTTCTACATCTTCTGGGGTCGTACCGAAATCTGGCTCAAGGCAGCTCCCGGTCGCGGCATCATTAGCTCCATCATGTTGTTGAGCGACAACCTGGACGAGATCGACTGGGAATTCTTTGGCGGCAACTCCACCGTCGCTCAGAGCAACTACTTTGGCAAGAACCAACCGCACTACACCAACGCCCAGTACGACCAGATCCCCAGCGTTCAGGACGACTTCCACAACTACACCCTGGACTGGACCAAGGACTACCTTGACTTCTACATTGACGGCGCCAAGTTCCGCAGACTGACTCCAGAGGATGCCATTAGCAAAGGCGACGGCAAGAAAGATGAGGGTGGCATGGATCTGTACCCCCAGACACCCATGCGCATTTCTATCGGTAtctgggctggtggtgaccCCAGCCTGCCCGAGGGCACCCGCGAGTGGGCCGGCGGTACTACCGACTACACCAAGGGCCCCTTTTCCATGTTTGTCAAGAACTGCCACGTCACCGACTACAGCAGCGGCAAAGAATATGTGTATGGAGACCGGTCTGGTTCGTGGGAGAGCATCCAGATTGTCGA GGGTAATTCTACCGTCGAGGAGGTCATGAACGCGCCACCCCCTGTGCCCGAGAAGACCATGGCCGAGAAATGGGAGGAACTTCCCAACGCCGCCAAAATTGCCATCTACGCCGGTGGCTCCTCTGTCGGTGCTGCCATCCTCTTCGCTGCTCTATTCTACTGCATCCGCCAGAGAAGGCAGGGGGCCAAGGAGGCCACCGAGGCCGCGGCGCGTGCCGAAGCCGAGCGTCTGGAGATGGAGCGGTTCAGAAAGGAGGGCATCAACCCTGATGCTTTCACAAGCAACGCTCACGAGTACAATGCCAAGGACATGGCCCAAAACGGGCATGCCGACAAGGACAGCTACAGTGTTCCCCCTTCGCCCGCCCCCGCCAACGAGAAGTTCGGCAACGTTGTCGCCATGGCCACAGCGGCCGCggccggtgccggtgccgcGGCTGCTCGTGCCGCCAACAATGGCAACGACGGTCCCATGAGCCCCACGAGcactcctcttcttcgcgAAGGCGCGCAGTCTCCACGTACGGTAGACCCCACGAACCCCTTCGGCCCCAACTATGTCAGCACTCAAAACGCCCGGTCCCCCGGCGCCCCGTCTCCTTACAACCCACACGAAGGCTTGCGCTCACCAACAGGGTCTTTGTACAACCAGTCCATGTCGCCGCCCCCGCACCAACCCCTGCCACACCCACCGACACGGAGCATGACGAACCAAAGCCTTCAGTCGAGGATGGGGTCACCGGGACCGAATCAGCAACAGCACGGGTTTGACTTTGGCATCGGTCAGCCGCCGCAGCGAagcgccaccaccagcccagcaCCTCTCGCTCATCCCCAGCCTCAGAGGAGCTTCACCACACCCACGAGCGGATACGGAACCCCTCCGCAGCTGCAGCAACAATCATCGGGGTACGGCAACCCTCCAGGACCGGCTAACGGCCCTCAACAGGGGTACTGGAATGGTGGAaacggtggcggcggcggttaCAGCTAA
- a CDS encoding hypothetical protein (COG:I; COG:Q; EggNog:ENOG503P1KR) has translation MTYPSHMMAVLPEIPNPPLSYSVPAFLLLLFMTYYLSTAIYCHFFSPLRRFPGPPTTSFSYLWLYKVHRSGRMADYFTAANSKYGHMSTIRVGPNDLITSDPEVIRRTSGARSKYSRSDWYKQSRLDPLTDTMFTTLDTKYHDELKAKLSAGYAGKDVPNLEGDIDLKLRQVREVLERKVEQGKTIDLARLSSHFTLDSISRIAFGHEADFEMVLTEGADKHGVDYLGLVERHAPKSVAISSAPLLRGLFANDLTLKLIGPKATDKAGLGLLMRLARMLVEERFGEGAEDRKDMLGSFVRHGLSQRECEAEVLIQIVAGSDTTATAIRATMLYVMTTPRVYQALQTEIDEGIKSGKISNPITAAEGAKLPYLQGVIYEGLRLYPPFTGIPLKVVPPEGDTIDGKYVPGGTRIAASFWSTGRHKGTFGEDADLFRPERWIEAAAQNEKKFVEMKRVAELVFGYGRWGCPGKTVAFLELNKIFVELLRHFDFQLVYPYEPWKAHNYSLWLHSDMWVSVMRRDTAIQESKPI, from the exons ATGACTTATCCGTCGCACATGATGGCCGTTCTGCCCGAGATCCCCAACCCTCCGCTCTCCTACTCGGTCCCTGCTTTTCTGCTGCTTCTGTTCATGACATACTACCTCTCTACTGCCATCTACTGCCATTTTTTCTCTCCACTCCGGCGCTTCCCTGGCCCGCCTACCACTTCTTTCTCATATCTCTGGCTCTACAAGGTCCACCGCTCGGGCCGCATGGCCGACTACTTCACTGCTGCCAACTCCAAGTACGGCCACATGTCCACCATCCGAGTTGGCCCCAACGACCTCATCACGTCGGACCCGGAGGTGATCAGACGCACCTCAGGGGCTCGGTCCAAATACTCCAGATCCGACTGGTATAAACAGTCCCGGCTTGATCCCCTCACCGACACCATGTTCACGACCTTGGACACCAAGTACCACGACGAGCTCAAGGCTAAGCTCTCAGCTGGGTACGCGGGGAAGGATGTGCCGAATTTGGAAGGGGATATTGACCTCAAACTGCGACAAGTGAGAGAGGTACTTGAGCGCAAAGTCGAGCAGGGAAAGACGATTGATTTGGCCAGGTTGAGCTCACATTTCACCTTGGATAGTATTTCGCGGATTGCGTTTGGTCATGAGGCCGACTTTGAGATGGTACTGACCGAGGGAGCGGATAAGCACGGGGTTGATTATTTGGGATTAGTGGAGAGACATGCTCCGAAGTCGGTTGCAATATCGTCGGCTCCcttgttgagggggttgtttgcAAATGATCTTACTCTGAAATTGATCGGGCCAAAAGCGACGGACAAGGCGGGGCTGGGGTTGCTGATGAGACTGGCTCGgatgttggtggaggagagatTCGGAGAGGGGGCAGAGGACAGGAAGGACATGTTG GGCTCGTTTGTACGGCATGGTCTCTCTCAGCGTGAGTGCGAAGCCGAGGTCTTGATCCAGATCGTGGCCGGGTCTGATACAACCGCTACCGCCATTCGAGCGACAATGCTATATGTCATGACAACGCCGAGGGTGTATCAAGCTCTGCAGACAGAGATTGATGAGGGCATCAAGAGCGGCAAGATCTCGAATCCAATCACAGCCGCCGAAGGTGCCAAACTGCCATATCTGCAGGGAGTCATCTACGAAGGACTTCGTCTCTACCCCCCCTTCACCGGCATCCCGTTGAAGGTGGTTCCCCCCGAAGGTGATACCATCGACGGCAAATATGTGCCTGGTGGGACGAGAATTGCAGCAAGCTTCTGGTCAACAGGACGGCACAAGGGCACCTTCGGGGAGGATGCGGACCTTTTTCGACCCGAGAGGTGGATCGAGGCCGCGGCTCAGAACGAGAAGAAGTTTGTCGAGATGAAGAGAGTGGCCGAACTTGTATTCGGGTATGGACGATGGGGGTGTCCTGGAAAGACTGTCGCCTTTCTTGAGTTGAACAAGATTTTCGTCGAG CTGTTGCGGCACTTTGACTTCCAACTTGTGTACCCTTATGAGCCGTGGAAAGCGCACAACTACAGCCTGTGGCTACACAGTGATATGTGGGTGAGTGTGATGAGGAGAGACACGGCAATCCAGGAGAGCAAGCCTATCTAG
- a CDS encoding hypothetical protein (EggNog:ENOG503PH7R), producing the protein MCTEHTTGNCPACGKDYLVFVEFCKDYHPPLVTCPNGTTIVRVEMEEGGCPSPVCPNSRNGGCAVM; encoded by the coding sequence ATGTGCACTGAGCACACGACCGGTAACTGCCCAGCCTGCGGGAAGGATTACCTGGTCTTCGTCGAGTTTTGCAAAGACTACCACCCACCGTTGGTGACTTGTCCCAACGGCACCACCATCGTTCGTGTTGAAATGGAAGAGGGCGGCTGTCCGAGTCCTGTCTGCCCCAACAGTCGGAACGGAGGTTGTGCCGTCAtgtag
- a CDS encoding hypothetical protein (EggNog:ENOG503NXDZ; BUSCO:EOG09264GQZ; COG:G), whose translation MGAGAEVTLGAKAAAALDRELMSTGAFSIDQLMELAGLSVSQVVYRVHPLNKGRRVLVAVGPGNNGGDGLVAARHLRHYGYQPTIYYPKRSKNELYQRLAKQLEDLDVLFVDDFPKALSSADHVVDAIFGFSFSGEVREPFPAVINAMAETQVPVTSVDAPSSWDIEEGPPKSGVGSNFHPNFLISLTAPKPLVKHFKGRHFIGGRFVTPAIAAKYDFDVPEYEGLDQVVEVEPRGQKL comes from the exons ATGGGTGCAGGTGCTGAGGTG ACACTCGGTGCAAAGGCTGCAGCCGCCCTGGACAGGGAGCTGATGAGCACAGGCGCCTTCTCCATCGACCAGCTCATGGAGCTCGCAGGACTGTCTGTATCCCAGGTTG TGTACCGCGTCCATCCCCTCAACAAAGGCCGCAGGGTTCTGGTCGCTGTCGGCCCTGGCAACAATG GGGGTGACGGTCTTGTGGCAGCCCGACATCTGCGCCATTACGGTTATCAACCAACCATTTACTACCCCAAACGCAGCAAAAACGAGCTTTACCAG CGCCTCGCCAAACAGTTGGAAGACCTGGATGTTCTCTTCGTCGACGATTTCCCCAAGGCGTTGAGCTCGGCTGATCACGTTGTCGATGCTATTTTTG GTTTCAGTTTCTCTGGAGAAGTTCGAGAGCCGTTCCCAGCCGTCATCAATGCAATGGCGGAGACCCAGGTCCCGGTGACCTCCGTGGATGCCCCCTCATCTTGGGATATCGAGGAGGGCCCGCCCAAAAGTGGTGTCGGTAGTAATTTTCACCCTAACTTCCTGATCAGCTTGACAGCTCCAAAGCCCCTTGTCAAACACTTCAAGGGCCGTCACTTCATTGGAGGACG CTTCGTCACACCCGCAATCGCAGCAAAATATGACTTTGACGTTCCCGAGTACGAAGGGCTCGATCAAGTTGTCGAGGTTGAACCCAGGGGTCAAAAGCTCTAA
- the MRPS16 gene encoding 37S ribosomal protein S16, mitochondrial (COG:J; EggNog:ENOG503P541; BUSCO:EOG092652YI) gives MVKFKVWGDLLLCVVEDRVEREQWEGEENPGGGTERSKTGKPPRRAHVTAGGWGNACAHAPPQHLHPFGARTPRLPSQNFWSFLRFHSLERESASRQRGHRQNLTTTAATTDSVLRAPDRTRPAQPRNMVVKIRLARFGRTNSPFYNIVVAHARTARNSRPLEVIGTYDPIPKKDTYDESGRLHKDIKLDISRAQYWIGVGAQPTETATRLLSMVGIVDPKYQKTPPRKSTPKKEKAAPAEA, from the exons ATGGTCAAGTTCAAGGTGTGGGGCGACCTCTTGCTGTGTGTAGTCGAGGACCGAGTGGAGAGAGAGcagtgggaaggggaggaaaaTCCGGGGGGAGGAACAGAAAGAAGCAAGACAG GTAAACCACCCAGAAGAGCTCATGTTACAGCCGGAGGGTGGGGCAATGCATGCGCTCACGCACCACCTCAGCACCTGCACCCATTTGGCGCACGGACCCCAAGACTGCCCAGCCAGAATTTTTGGAGCTTTCTCCGGTTCCACTCACTCGAGCGAGAGAGCGCATCCCGCCAGAGAGGCCATCGCCAAAACCTTACGACGACCGCAGCAACCACCGACTCCGTACTCCGTGCCCCGGATCGCACCCGCCCAGCTCAACCCCGCAACATGGTCGTCAAAATCCGTCTCGCCCGCTTCGGGCGCACCAACTCGCCCTTTTACAACATTGTGGTAGCCCATGCCAG GACGGCCCGCAACTCCCGCCCCCTCGAGGTGATCGGCACCTACGACCCCATCCCTAAGAAGGACACCTACGACGAGTCAGGGAGGCTGCACAAGGACATCAAGCTCGACATATCGAGGGCGCAATACTGGATTGGTGTGGGGGCACAGCCGACAGAGACAGCGACCAGATTGTTGAGCATG GTGGGAATCGTGGACCCTAAATACCAGAAGACGCCACCAAGGAAGTCGACAccaaaaaaggaaaaggcggCCCCGGCAGAGGCATGA